A part of Salvelinus alpinus chromosome 5, SLU_Salpinus.1, whole genome shotgun sequence genomic DNA contains:
- the nudt12 gene encoding NAD-capped RNA hydrolase NUDT12: protein MANIQMSPKEELLERFLDYASRGDLAKVSGMISHSSFLVNESGKNGWTALMLAARNGHTDIVDNLLSNGCDKFLVNKSAQTAYDIAKFWGHRHIARLLAKTENKCQRILPSDRMEEHENYFNREVFNRMSEKRPDRKWLEAKQSSPDTVFILFFNLNPLVSASEESNTAHPGIKLCRLDASSVNKELLQKSGTTVIFLGVEKQRSSSSSPPNEGNEPTAWFALNTDDNPMNHLQLTNPNSFFLKPPMPGLLKLSEAEAGIIAQASSVLAWHNRYSFCPTCGSNTNVEEGGYKRTCFNKDCRSRQGIHNTCYPRVDPVVIMLVIHPDGNQCLLGRKKTFPAGMFSCLAGFIEPGEAIEDAVRRETEEESGVKVGPVQYVSCQPWPMPSSLMIGCLAVAMSTDIKVDEKEIEEARWFTRQQVIDVIVKGTKPAFTMPPRQAIAHQLVKHWIGMSSNL, encoded by the exons ATGGCAAATATTCAGATGAGTCCCAAAGAGGAGctgttggagagattcctggattATGCTTCCAGAGGAGACCTGGCAAAAGTCTCTGGGATGATCTCTCATTCCAGCTTTTTGGTCAATGAAAGTGGGAAGAATGGCTGGACTGCGTTGATGCTAGCTGCAAGGAATGGACACACTGATATTGTAGACAACCTACTTTCAAATGG GTGTGATAAGTTTTTAGTCAATAAATCTGCTCAAACTGCCTATGACATTGCCAAATTCTGGGGACACCGACATATTGCCAGGTTATTGGCAAAGACTGAGAACAAATGTCAACGGATTCTACCCAGCGACAGAATGGAAGAGCATGAAAACTACTTCAACAGAGAAGTTTTCAACAGAATGAGTGAAAAGAGGCCTGACAGAAAGTGGCTAGAAGCAAAACAGTCTTCTCCAGACACAGTGTTCATCTTGTTCTTTAACTTGAACCCTCTTGTGTCTGCTTCCGAGGAGAGCAACACAGCCCATCCAGGTATAAAACTGTGTAGACTTGATGCAAGCTCGGTTAATAAAGAACTACTTCAAAAATCTGGAACAACAGTCATCTTCCTCGGGGTAGAGAAGCAGAGAagctcctcatcctctcctccaaacGAAGGGAATGAACCCACTGCTTGGTTTGCTCTCAATACTGATGACAATCCCATGAATCATCTCCAACTCACCAATCCAAATAGCTTCTTCCTCAAACCACCCATGCCAGGTCTTCTGAAACTTAGTGAGGCTGAGGCTG GAATCATAGCTCAAGCCAGCTCTGTCCTCGCTTGGCACAACCGATACAGCTTCTGCCCAACATGTGGGAGTAACACCAATGTGGAGGAAGGAGGCTATAAGAGGACCTGCTTCAACAAAGACTGCAGAAGCCGACAAGGCATACACAACACTTGTTACCCACGAGTTG ATCCTGTGGTGATCATGTTGGTCATTCACCCAGATGGCAACCAATGCTTATTGGGCAGAAAGAAGACTTTTCCTGCTGGGATGTTTTCATGTCTTGCTGGATTCATTGAACCAG GTGAGGCCATTGAGGATGCAgtaaggagagagacggaggaggagagTGGGGTCAAAGTGGGTCCTGTTCAGTATGTGTCCTGTCAGCCCTGGCCAATGCCCTCCTCACTAATGATTGGTTGCCTGGCTGTTGCCATGTCAACAGACATCAAAGTCGATGAAAAGGAAATTGAAGAAGCTCGTTGGTTTACACGGCAACAG GTTATAGATGTCATTGTCAAGGGAACAAAACCAGCCTTTACCATGCCACCAAGACAGGCCATTGCACATCAGTTGGTGAAACATTGGATTGGTATGAGCTCAAATCTTTAA